In a single window of the Methylococcus sp. Mc7 genome:
- a CDS encoding IS1380 family transposase — protein MPRFEVKQSSKLQLTSYSGLALIGQCCQAAQVEAVIDPKIPVSQGMRTSDIVKSVVGLLSLGKSDFEAIEPFRNDRFFKESLGLTKVPGAVWLRQRLNAKAEAIRDLADELSLRLLERTEAPITPHKGYVCCDIDTFAMDNSGTKKEAVSRTYQGFDGYTPIAAYLGNEGWNTGLELRPGSRHSAFETHYFYERLFPRIERLVKPDQPVLLREDSGFDGAQLLFAKAAERDRQAALGRSLDFICKWNPRKQDKGDWVKRAEEAGAFAEARPGKRVALLSLEVERAWHKEKRSFRLVAQVTERTIDKKGQHLLAPEVELEGWWTTLSCSAEEVIELYQHHGMHEQFHSEFKTDLDLERLPSGKFDTNDVILHLAAFAYNCLRLLGQIGLTGEIAPIRHPAKRRRIRTVLQEIMYRAAKFVAHARRLILDFGRGVAANVAVFVMLQNRLWAAASG, from the coding sequence ATGCCGCGCTTTGAAGTCAAGCAATCCAGCAAGCTGCAACTGACCTCGTATTCCGGCCTGGCGCTGATTGGCCAGTGCTGCCAGGCGGCGCAGGTGGAGGCGGTCATTGACCCGAAGATCCCGGTGTCGCAAGGCATGCGTACCTCGGACATCGTCAAGAGCGTGGTCGGGCTGTTGAGTCTGGGCAAGAGCGACTTCGAAGCCATCGAGCCATTCCGGAATGATCGCTTCTTCAAGGAGTCGCTGGGGCTGACGAAGGTGCCCGGAGCCGTGTGGCTGCGCCAGCGTCTGAATGCCAAGGCGGAAGCCATCCGCGATCTGGCCGATGAGCTTTCCCTGAGGCTGCTGGAGCGAACCGAGGCGCCGATCACGCCGCACAAGGGCTATGTCTGCTGCGACATCGATACCTTCGCCATGGACAATAGTGGCACGAAGAAGGAAGCGGTGTCGCGCACCTATCAGGGCTTCGACGGTTACACGCCGATTGCCGCCTATCTCGGCAACGAAGGCTGGAACACCGGGCTGGAACTGAGGCCAGGGTCCCGCCACTCGGCGTTCGAGACGCACTACTTCTACGAGCGGCTGTTTCCGCGCATCGAACGCCTGGTCAAACCGGATCAGCCCGTGCTGCTGCGCGAGGACAGCGGTTTCGACGGCGCACAGCTTCTGTTCGCCAAGGCCGCGGAGCGAGACCGGCAAGCCGCGCTGGGGCGAAGCCTCGACTTCATCTGCAAGTGGAACCCCCGCAAGCAGGACAAGGGGGACTGGGTCAAGCGCGCCGAGGAGGCGGGCGCCTTTGCCGAGGCTCGTCCAGGCAAGCGGGTTGCGTTGCTGTCGTTGGAAGTGGAACGCGCCTGGCACAAGGAGAAGCGCTCCTTCCGCCTGGTCGCCCAGGTGACCGAGCGCACCATCGACAAGAAGGGCCAACACCTGCTGGCCCCGGAGGTCGAACTGGAAGGCTGGTGGACGACGCTCTCCTGTTCCGCCGAGGAAGTGATCGAACTCTACCAGCACCACGGCATGCATGAGCAGTTCCACTCCGAGTTCAAGACCGACCTCGATCTGGAGCGGCTGCCCTCGGGCAAGTTCGACACCAACGACGTGATCCTGCATCTGGCGGCCTTCGCCTACAACTGCCTGCGTCTCTTGGGACAGATCGGCCTGACCGGCGAGATTGCGCCGATCCGTCATCCGGCCAAGCGCCGCCGCATCCGGACCGTGCTACAGGAGATCATGTACCGGGCGGCGAAGTTCGTCGCCCATGCCCGCCGGCTGATCCTCGATTTCGGCCGTGGCGTGGCGGCAAACGTAGCCGTGTTCGTGATGCTTCAGAATCGGCTGTGGGCGGCGGCGTCCGGATGA
- a CDS encoding phosphate-starvation-inducible PsiE family protein, with protein sequence MLNIIEKIERYVVYILVFLLLLSVILGTADLSWTLLKGFYNAPNMLIELNTLFDSFALFLVIVVGLELLKSIKSYLVRGSINPAFVIEVAIIALGNKLITLDLKHADPELLFGIAAILLGLSITYFVLRKSGDPAAFN encoded by the coding sequence ATGTTGAACATCATCGAGAAAATTGAACGGTATGTCGTCTATATCCTGGTTTTCCTGCTGCTCTTATCCGTCATCCTCGGCACCGCTGATTTGAGTTGGACCCTATTAAAAGGATTCTACAACGCTCCTAATATGCTGATCGAACTCAACACGCTCTTCGACTCCTTCGCGCTCTTTCTCGTCATCGTAGTCGGATTAGAATTGTTGAAATCGATAAAAAGCTATCTCGTGCGCGGCTCCATTAACCCCGCGTTCGTTATCGAAGTCGCCATTATTGCACTTGGCAATAAGCTCATCACTCTGGATCTGAAACATGCGGATCCGGAACTTCTTTTCGGCATAGCAGCAATCCTACTCGGTTTATCCATAACTTATTTTGTACTCAGAAAATCCGGCGATCCCGCAGCATTTAATTGA
- a CDS encoding transglutaminase family protein has protein sequence MILTVHIHFTRAFDIVVPDRIITFPSIPITGYRDLFGNWCSRIVAPKGQLRISADALLNDSGRSDIVAPWAEQHLVQDLPDDTLVFLLGSRYCETDRLSQTAWDLFGTSSTGWGRVQAICDFVHQHVVFGYEHARPTRTAWETFNERIGVCRDFAHLATALCRCMNIPARYCTGYLTDIGTPQPYSSPDFAAWFEAYLDGGWYTFDPRNNVPRIGRVLIARGRDAADVAISNTFGPNTLKGFRVWAEEVSVEAL, from the coding sequence ATGATCTTGACGGTACACATCCACTTCACACGCGCCTTTGATATTGTCGTTCCTGACCGCATTATCACCTTCCCGTCGATTCCAATCACTGGCTATCGCGACCTCTTCGGCAACTGGTGTAGCCGAATCGTCGCACCGAAGGGCCAGCTCCGTATCTCAGCCGACGCACTCTTGAACGACTCAGGCCGGAGCGATATCGTCGCCCCTTGGGCCGAGCAACACCTAGTGCAAGATTTGCCAGATGATACCCTCGTGTTTCTTTTGGGAAGCCGTTATTGTGAAACTGATCGACTATCCCAAACGGCTTGGGACCTTTTCGGCACATCGTCTACCGGCTGGGGTCGCGTCCAAGCGATTTGCGATTTTGTCCATCAACATGTCGTGTTCGGTTACGAACATGCCCGGCCTACGCGGACAGCCTGGGAGACATTCAACGAGCGGATCGGTGTATGCCGTGACTTCGCGCATCTTGCCACTGCACTCTGTCGCTGTATGAATATCCCAGCACGGTACTGTACAGGCTACTTGACTGACATCGGTACACCCCAACCCTACAGCTCGCCGGATTTCGCGGCTTGGTTCGAAGCGTACCTTGACGGTGGCTGGTATACCTTTGACCCGCGGAACAATGTACCCCGAATTGGCCGCGTATTGATAGCGCGTGGTCGAGATGCTGCCGATGTAGCGATTAGCAATACATTCGGCCCCAATACTTTGAAGGGTTTTAGGGTTTGGGCAGAAGAAGTGAGTGTCGAGGCTCTATGA
- a CDS encoding HigA family addiction module antitoxin — translation MARTAIHLAEQLEALDMSSAELARQIQVPTNRITSIFNGQRAITGDTALRLWHYFGTSAEFWLNLQKLYELAGPNRKPGGTTLTKR, via the coding sequence ATGGCACGCACCGCCATCCACCTCGCCGAACAACTCGAAGCGCTGGACATGAGCTCCGCCGAACTCGCCCGGCAAATCCAAGTGCCCACCAACCGGATCACCTCGATCTTCAACGGCCAGCGCGCCATTACCGGAGACACCGCCCTTCGCCTCTGGCACTACTTCGGCACCAGCGCCGAATTCTGGCTCAACCTGCAAAAGCTTTACGAACTCGCCGGGCCGAACAGAAAGCCCGGGGGTACGACACTTACTAAGCGTTAA
- the rpoD gene encoding RNA polymerase sigma factor RpoD yields MTPEQQQHQLKELIAKGKMQGYLTFSEVNDHLPSDIVDPEQMEDIICMINDMGIEVHEDAPDNEDLIQDTAVVAESDEDEAAEVAAALASSVDTELGRTTDPVRMYMREMGTVELLTREGELNIAKRIEEGINVAANELVRFPAAMEHFLKAFETVDNGELRLSDLISDFFDPAAADAVAVEDDAEAEIIDEGDSGPDPELVREKLAAFRKLHKAAVNAHHKYGYGHEKTQKSFDALAGAFMEFKKTPQFFKELTDTLRDTVAKIREQERALMDICVTKGKMPKTEFIATYSGSETDTEWLDRVCDPTKPYAAAIKAHADEIRRIQAKLAQIEKDNRLDIAIIKDIHRRVSVGENQARLAKREMIEANLRLVISIAKKYTNRGLQFLDLIQEGNIGLMKAVDKFEYRRGYKFSTYATWWIRQAITRSIADQARTIRIPVHMIETINKLNRISRQMLQEMGREPTPDELASRMDMPEDKVRKVMKIAKEPISMETPIGDDDDSHLGDFIEDSRVLSPVEHATVASLRETTQQVLAGLTAREAKVLRMRFGIDMNTDHTLEEVGKQFDVTRERIRQIEAKALRKLRHPSRSEQLRSFLDIE; encoded by the coding sequence ATGACGCCAGAACAGCAGCAGCACCAGCTTAAGGAACTTATTGCTAAGGGCAAGATGCAGGGCTACCTCACCTTTTCCGAGGTCAACGATCATCTCCCCAGCGATATCGTCGATCCCGAGCAGATGGAAGATATCATCTGCATGATCAACGACATGGGAATCGAGGTCCACGAGGACGCTCCTGACAACGAAGACTTGATTCAGGACACGGCGGTCGTGGCCGAATCCGACGAGGATGAAGCCGCGGAAGTCGCAGCGGCGCTCGCCTCGTCCGTCGATACCGAACTCGGGCGTACCACCGATCCCGTGCGTATGTACATGCGCGAAATGGGAACCGTGGAGCTGCTGACCCGCGAAGGCGAGTTGAACATCGCCAAGCGCATCGAGGAAGGGATCAACGTCGCCGCCAACGAACTGGTGCGGTTTCCAGCGGCCATGGAACACTTCCTCAAGGCCTTTGAAACCGTCGATAACGGAGAACTCAGGCTATCCGACCTGATCTCCGATTTCTTCGATCCTGCCGCGGCGGACGCCGTTGCGGTCGAAGACGACGCCGAAGCGGAAATCATCGATGAAGGCGACAGCGGCCCCGATCCCGAACTGGTGAGGGAAAAGCTGGCAGCTTTCCGCAAACTGCACAAGGCCGCCGTCAACGCCCACCACAAGTACGGCTACGGCCACGAAAAGACGCAGAAGTCTTTCGATGCTCTGGCCGGGGCCTTCATGGAATTCAAGAAGACGCCGCAGTTCTTCAAGGAGTTGACCGATACGCTGCGCGACACGGTCGCGAAGATCCGCGAACAGGAGCGTGCGCTCATGGACATCTGCGTCACCAAGGGGAAGATGCCCAAGACGGAGTTCATCGCGACGTACAGCGGCAGCGAAACCGATACCGAATGGCTGGACCGGGTGTGTGACCCGACAAAGCCCTATGCGGCAGCGATCAAAGCCCATGCGGACGAAATTCGCCGGATCCAGGCCAAACTTGCTCAAATCGAGAAGGACAACCGGCTCGACATCGCAATCATCAAAGACATTCACCGCAGAGTCTCCGTGGGGGAGAATCAGGCGCGGCTGGCCAAACGCGAAATGATCGAAGCGAACCTTCGCCTCGTCATCTCCATTGCCAAGAAATACACCAACCGCGGACTGCAGTTCTTGGACCTGATCCAGGAAGGCAACATCGGCCTGATGAAAGCGGTGGACAAGTTCGAGTATCGGCGGGGCTACAAGTTTTCGACTTATGCAACCTGGTGGATCCGCCAAGCGATCACGCGGTCCATCGCCGACCAGGCGCGCACGATCCGCATCCCCGTGCACATGATCGAAACGATCAACAAGCTCAACCGCATTTCGCGGCAAATGCTGCAGGAAATGGGCCGTGAGCCGACGCCGGACGAGCTTGCCTCGCGTATGGACATGCCGGAAGACAAGGTTCGCAAGGTGATGAAGATCGCCAAGGAGCCCATTTCCATGGAGACCCCCATCGGCGACGACGACGATTCGCATCTTGGGGACTTCATCGAGGACTCCCGCGTCCTGTCGCCGGTCGAGCATGCGACCGTGGCCAGCCTGCGCGAAACCACCCAGCAGGTGCTCGCCGGTCTGACCGCACGGGAAGCGAAGGTGCTCAGGATGCGTTTCGGCATCGACATGAACACCGACCACACGCTGGAAGAGGTCGGAAAGCAGTTTGACGTTACGCGTGAACGCATCCGCCAAATCGAAGCCAAAGCCCTGCGCAAACTGCGCCACCCTTCGCGGTCCGAGCAATTGCGCAGCTTTCTGGACATCGAGTAA
- the dnaG gene encoding DNA primase, giving the protein MAGRLPREFIDDLIARIDIVDLIDARVPLKKSGSSFMARCPFHSEKTPSFSVSREKQFYHCFGCGAHGNAISFLMDYEHQSFPEALETLAALAGIDLPKATQPPGRANPATSLQPLYDILERAAAFYIQQLRDHPGAEQAKAYLLKRGLTGEIARRYGLGYAPPGWNSLPADWPRTPLIQSGLMIEKDRSSYDRFRQRIMFPIRDRRGRVIGFGGRTLGDETPKYLNSPETEVFKKGKELYGLHELLESDARPRRILVVEGYLDVIALAQHGINEAVATLGTSTSTEHVHLLFRFTREIVFCFDGDAAGYKAAWRALEASLPLLREGREIRFMHLPAGEDPDSLIRKEGREAFERRIGQASPFSDYLFRTLQTDLDLRSVEGRAALQKQARELLDRLPVGVFKELMEQRLSELTGLVNTTPLSKRPESRARSSSGQARAPSAWRDLVTLLLHRPQLAGLISPEVRARLTENPRAGPLIARILEYTDLRVTPTPGMLFEYLRETPEGDLARNLLRRGLLTPEEGMEREFVDALDRVRALLRDERLNQLIDKSKHSQLTDSERDELRKLTGRKILKLD; this is encoded by the coding sequence ATGGCCGGCCGACTACCTCGCGAATTCATTGACGACCTCATAGCGCGCATCGATATCGTCGATCTCATCGACGCGCGCGTTCCCTTGAAGAAGTCGGGCTCCAGCTTCATGGCCCGATGCCCCTTCCACTCCGAAAAGACTCCCAGCTTTTCCGTCAGCCGGGAAAAGCAGTTCTACCATTGCTTCGGCTGCGGCGCTCATGGTAATGCCATCAGCTTTCTGATGGATTACGAACACCAGAGCTTCCCGGAAGCCCTGGAAACACTGGCCGCTCTGGCGGGAATCGATCTGCCGAAAGCCACGCAGCCCCCCGGGAGGGCGAATCCGGCAACATCGCTCCAGCCGCTCTACGACATCCTGGAACGGGCGGCAGCCTTCTATATCCAGCAGCTCCGCGATCATCCCGGCGCGGAGCAGGCCAAGGCCTACCTGCTCAAACGCGGCCTGACCGGCGAGATCGCTCGCCGCTACGGGCTCGGATACGCCCCACCGGGCTGGAACAGCCTGCCGGCGGACTGGCCCAGAACGCCTTTGATCCAGAGCGGTCTGATGATCGAAAAAGACCGCTCCTCCTACGACCGCTTCCGCCAGCGCATCATGTTCCCCATCCGGGACCGGCGCGGCCGCGTCATCGGCTTCGGAGGCCGCACCCTGGGCGATGAGACTCCGAAATACCTGAACTCGCCGGAGACGGAGGTATTCAAAAAAGGCAAGGAGCTTTATGGCCTGCACGAACTGCTGGAATCCGATGCCAGACCCCGGCGCATCCTTGTGGTCGAAGGTTACCTGGACGTCATCGCCCTGGCTCAGCACGGAATCAACGAAGCCGTCGCAACGCTCGGCACTTCCACGTCCACCGAACATGTCCACTTGCTGTTCCGCTTCACGAGGGAAATCGTTTTCTGTTTCGACGGCGACGCGGCCGGCTACAAGGCAGCCTGGCGCGCCCTCGAAGCCAGCCTTCCGCTCCTGCGGGAAGGACGCGAAATACGCTTCATGCACCTGCCGGCAGGCGAAGACCCGGATTCTTTGATCCGTAAGGAAGGACGCGAGGCATTCGAGCGCCGCATCGGCCAAGCCTCCCCCTTCTCGGATTACCTGTTCCGAACCCTGCAAACGGACCTGGATCTACGCAGCGTCGAGGGACGCGCAGCGTTGCAGAAACAGGCCCGTGAACTTCTGGACCGTCTTCCGGTCGGAGTATTCAAAGAGTTGATGGAGCAGCGACTGAGCGAACTCACCGGACTGGTGAACACAACGCCCCTATCGAAACGCCCCGAAAGCCGGGCGCGCAGCTCATCCGGGCAGGCGCGCGCGCCTTCCGCATGGCGCGATCTGGTCACCCTCCTGCTGCACCGCCCTCAGCTCGCGGGGCTGATCTCACCGGAAGTCCGTGCCCGGCTCACGGAAAACCCCCGCGCCGGCCCGCTCATTGCGCGCATCCTGGAATACACCGACCTGCGAGTCACGCCGACGCCGGGCATGCTGTTCGAATATCTGCGGGAAACGCCGGAAGGCGACCTGGCCCGAAACCTCTTGAGACGGGGGCTGCTGACGCCGGAGGAGGGGATGGAAAGGGAATTCGTCGATGCGCTCGATAGAGTGCGCGCGCTGCTTCGCGACGAGCGGCTGAACCAGCTGATCGACAAGTCGAAGCACTCCCAACTCACTGATAGCGAACGGGATGAACTGCGAAAATTGACAGGGAGGAAAATCTTGAAACTCGACTAA
- a CDS encoding GatB/YqeY domain-containing protein, whose amino-acid sequence MAEQDANLKERLQGDMKAALKAGEKARLATVRLILAAVKQKEVDERIMLDDAQIVMVLDKMAKQRRESIAQYEAAGRNDLAGIEQAELAIIQEYLPQALSEAEVTAILQAAIEESGAKGIGDMGKVMALAKPKLQGRTDLSAASARVKSLLS is encoded by the coding sequence ATGGCTGAGCAAGACGCGAACCTGAAAGAGCGCCTCCAAGGCGACATGAAAGCGGCGCTCAAGGCGGGCGAGAAAGCACGCTTGGCTACGGTCCGCCTGATCCTCGCCGCCGTCAAGCAAAAGGAGGTCGACGAGCGCATCATGCTCGACGATGCGCAGATCGTCATGGTGCTCGACAAGATGGCGAAGCAGCGGCGCGAATCCATCGCCCAGTACGAAGCCGCCGGGCGCAACGATCTGGCAGGCATCGAGCAGGCGGAACTTGCGATCATCCAGGAATACCTCCCCCAGGCCCTGAGCGAAGCCGAGGTCACGGCCATACTGCAGGCGGCCATCGAGGAATCCGGAGCGAAGGGCATCGGCGACATGGGAAAGGTCATGGCCCTGGCCAAACCGAAGCTGCAGGGGCGGACAGACCTGTCCGCAGCCAGCGCACGGGTCAAATCACTGTTGAGCTGA
- the rpsU gene encoding 30S ribosomal protein S21 yields the protein MPSIKIRENEPFEIAIRRFKRACEKAGVLSEVRRREYYEKPTEERKRKAAAAIKRHLKKLSRERFALQNLRKGRPQQ from the coding sequence ATGCCGTCAATCAAGATCCGCGAGAACGAACCTTTTGAAATTGCCATCCGCCGCTTCAAGCGCGCCTGCGAAAAGGCCGGCGTCCTGTCGGAAGTGCGCCGCCGCGAATATTACGAAAAGCCCACCGAGGAACGCAAACGCAAGGCGGCAGCGGCCATCAAACGGCATTTGAAGAAGCTCTCGCGCGAACGCTTCGCCCTGCAGAACCTGCGCAAGGGCCGTCCCCAGCAGTAA
- the tsaD gene encoding tRNA (adenosine(37)-N6)-threonylcarbamoyltransferase complex transferase subunit TsaD — protein sequence MLVLGIETSCDETAVALYDSNKGLLGHRLYSQVDVHAEYGGVVPEIASRDHLRKLLPLVRELLAAGGFQRTAIGGIAYTAGPGLIGALLVGAAVARSLAWAWDVPAVAVHHMEGHLLAPLLEPEPPEFPFVALLVSGGHTLLVEVGGIGAYRVLGESLDDAAGEAFDKTAKLLGLGYPGGPALARLAEEGHAGRFHFPRPMTDRPGLDFSFSGLKTHALNALAALEGTQQDKADIACAFQAAVVDTLVLKCRRALRETGLGRLVVAGGVSANQVMRKSLQAMAESERCRVYFPRPEFCTDNGAMIAFAGCRRLLAGQFEPSAIEARARWAMETLTAV from the coding sequence GTGTTGGTCTTAGGCATCGAAACTTCCTGCGACGAAACCGCCGTCGCGCTGTATGACTCGAACAAGGGGCTGCTGGGGCACCGGCTTTACAGCCAGGTCGACGTGCATGCGGAATACGGTGGGGTGGTGCCGGAAATCGCATCGCGCGATCATTTGCGCAAGCTCCTGCCGCTGGTCCGCGAACTGCTGGCCGCCGGGGGCTTCCAGCGTACCGCGATCGGCGGGATCGCCTACACGGCCGGACCGGGCCTGATCGGGGCGCTCCTCGTCGGTGCCGCCGTGGCCCGCAGCCTCGCCTGGGCCTGGGACGTCCCCGCTGTCGCGGTCCATCACATGGAGGGCCATCTGCTCGCACCGCTACTGGAGCCGGAACCTCCCGAATTCCCCTTCGTCGCCCTCCTCGTTTCCGGCGGACATACCCTATTGGTGGAGGTGGGCGGGATCGGGGCCTACCGGGTGCTGGGCGAGTCGCTGGACGATGCGGCCGGCGAGGCTTTCGACAAAACCGCTAAGCTGCTTGGACTGGGCTATCCTGGCGGACCGGCTTTGGCCCGGCTGGCCGAAGAGGGACATGCCGGGCGGTTCCATTTTCCTCGCCCTATGACGGACAGGCCGGGCCTCGATTTCAGTTTCAGCGGTCTCAAGACCCATGCGTTGAACGCACTTGCCGCCCTGGAGGGGACGCAGCAGGATAAGGCGGACATCGCCTGTGCGTTCCAGGCGGCCGTCGTCGATACGCTGGTGCTGAAATGCCGCAGGGCGCTGCGGGAAACGGGGTTGGGGCGCCTGGTCGTCGCGGGGGGCGTGAGTGCCAACCAGGTCATGCGAAAGAGCCTCCAGGCGATGGCCGAAAGCGAGCGCTGCCGGGTTTACTTTCCGCGGCCGGAATTCTGTACCGACAACGGGGCGATGATCGCCTTCGCCGGTTGCCGGCGTCTTCTGGCGGGGCAATTCGAACCGTCCGCGATCGAAGCCAGGGCGCGCTGGGCGATGGAGACGCTCACTGCCGTTTAG
- the plsY gene encoding glycerol-3-phosphate 1-O-acyltransferase PlsY, with product MLIEWLLVPFAYLLGSVSSAIIVSRALGLPDPRQEGSKNPGATNVLRLGGKHAAILTLLGDTSKGLIPLLIAKSMTVSPPLMAAVGFAAFVGHLYPVFFQFKGGKGVATALGVLLGFAWPVGVMALLTWLGVAALFRFSSLSALAAAVLAPVYVWFWLGSAELVVATMFMSTLLVYRHKGNIERLLKGEETRLGAKRQ from the coding sequence ATGCTGATCGAATGGCTGCTGGTCCCCTTTGCCTATCTGCTCGGCTCGGTGTCGAGCGCCATCATCGTCAGCCGCGCCCTTGGACTGCCCGATCCGCGCCAGGAAGGCTCGAAGAATCCCGGCGCCACCAACGTGCTGCGCCTGGGAGGCAAACACGCCGCGATCCTGACTTTGCTCGGGGACACTTCCAAGGGGCTGATTCCCTTGCTCATCGCCAAGAGCATGACGGTTTCGCCGCCGCTGATGGCCGCCGTAGGCTTCGCCGCATTCGTCGGGCATCTCTATCCGGTGTTTTTCCAGTTCAAGGGCGGGAAAGGGGTGGCGACCGCCCTGGGCGTGCTGCTGGGGTTCGCCTGGCCGGTGGGCGTCATGGCGCTTTTGACTTGGCTCGGCGTGGCCGCCCTCTTCCGCTTCTCTTCCCTCTCCGCGCTGGCGGCCGCGGTCCTGGCCCCGGTTTACGTCTGGTTCTGGCTGGGCTCCGCCGAACTGGTGGTCGCGACGATGTTCATGTCGACATTGCTCGTCTATCGCCACAAGGGCAATATCGAACGCCTGCTCAAGGGCGAAGAAACCCGGCTCGGTGCTAAACGGCAGTGA
- the folB gene encoding dihydroneopterin aldolase, whose amino-acid sequence MDIIFLRGLQIETIIGIYDWEREIRQTVVFDLEMATDIRRAAETDDISHALDYKAVSKRLIEFVESSRFFLVETLAEKVAAILLNEFPIPWVRITLNKRGAIRGASDVGVLIERGKKPADA is encoded by the coding sequence ATGGACATTATATTTCTGCGGGGCCTGCAGATCGAGACGATCATAGGCATCTACGACTGGGAACGGGAGATCCGGCAGACCGTGGTGTTCGATCTCGAAATGGCGACCGACATCCGCAGGGCGGCTGAGACCGATGACATCTCCCATGCCCTCGACTACAAGGCGGTGTCGAAACGCCTCATCGAATTCGTCGAGAGCAGCCGGTTCTTCCTGGTGGAAACCCTGGCCGAGAAGGTCGCGGCCATTCTGCTGAACGAATTCCCGATTCCCTGGGTGCGCATCACCCTGAACAAGCGTGGCGCCATTCGCGGCGCCAGCGATGTCGGCGTCCTGATCGAGCGTGGGAAAAAGCCCGCCGATGCCTGA
- the folK gene encoding 2-amino-4-hydroxy-6-hydroxymethyldihydropteridine diphosphokinase → MPEVFVSVGSNVDRDRHIPSALAALQEIFGPLRVSSVYETAAVGFEGDPFYNLVVGFETALPLADVASALARIEADHGRTRESRKFSARTLDLDLLLYGDAVVCEGKLRLPRKELTEYAFMLEPLAEIAPDLKHPVLGSSFRELWERYDKTSLQQARIRPPWRS, encoded by the coding sequence ATGCCTGAGGTTTTCGTCAGCGTCGGCAGCAATGTCGACCGGGATCGGCATATCCCTTCCGCGCTCGCGGCACTGCAGGAGATTTTCGGGCCGCTGCGCGTTTCCAGCGTCTACGAAACGGCCGCCGTCGGCTTCGAGGGCGACCCTTTCTATAACCTCGTCGTGGGATTCGAAACGGCGCTGCCGCTCGCCGACGTCGCAAGCGCCCTGGCGCGGATCGAGGCGGATCACGGCCGCACCCGCGAGTCCAGGAAATTCAGCGCAAGGACGCTGGACCTCGACCTTCTGCTCTACGGCGATGCGGTCGTCTGCGAAGGCAAGCTCAGGCTTCCGCGCAAAGAGCTGACCGAATACGCCTTCATGCTCGAGCCGCTTGCGGAAATCGCGCCGGATTTGAAGCATCCGGTTCTGGGGTCGAGCTTTCGGGAGCTTTGGGAGCGTTACGACAAGACCAGCCTGCAACAGGCGCGCATCCGCCCGCCGTGGCGTTCCTAG
- a CDS encoding pteridine reductase, translated as MKTSAEPAAGKVALITGAARRVGAAIAVHLHDQGYRVIVHYHRSEADALMLCEGLDRRRNDSATAIGADLLEFEALGPLVETAAGRWGRLDALVNNASVFYPTPMGSVTGQQWDELLGSNLRAPFFLVQHAIPWLSANRGCVVNVVDIHADRPLKNHPAYSIAKAGLVALTKSLAKELAPAIRVNAVAPGAILWPEQGADAKMQAEILNRIPMGRPGTPLDIAKAVAYFLDQAPYVTGQVLAVDGGRSLFG; from the coding sequence ATGAAGACGTCAGCCGAGCCGGCGGCGGGGAAGGTGGCGCTGATCACGGGAGCGGCCCGAAGAGTGGGCGCGGCCATTGCCGTGCACCTGCACGACCAGGGTTACCGTGTCATCGTGCATTACCACCGCTCGGAAGCGGATGCCTTGATGCTTTGCGAAGGCCTCGATCGCCGCCGAAACGACTCTGCCACGGCCATCGGGGCCGATCTGCTGGAATTCGAAGCCCTGGGCCCACTGGTGGAAACGGCAGCGGGACGCTGGGGCCGGCTCGATGCGCTGGTCAACAACGCCTCGGTGTTCTATCCGACGCCGATGGGATCGGTGACGGGGCAGCAGTGGGACGAGCTGCTGGGCAGCAATCTCCGCGCACCGTTTTTCCTGGTCCAGCACGCCATACCCTGGCTGTCGGCCAACCGCGGCTGCGTGGTGAACGTCGTGGACATCCACGCCGACAGGCCACTCAAAAACCATCCGGCATACAGCATCGCCAAAGCGGGGCTGGTGGCACTGACGAAGTCGCTTGCCAAGGAGCTGGCGCCGGCCATCCGCGTGAACGCTGTCGCCCCGGGCGCGATTCTGTGGCCCGAACAGGGCGCCGATGCAAAAATGCAGGCTGAAATCCTGAACCGCATACCGATGGGAAGGCCCGGCACCCCGCTGGACATCGCAAAGGCCGTCGCCTATTTCCTGGACCAGGCCCCCTATGTCACGGGGCAGGTGCTGGCGGTGGACGGCGGACGCAGCCTGTTCGGCTAG